In Deltaproteobacteria bacterium, the genomic stretch AGCAGCGCCAGACGACCAAGCTCTACCTGGCCCTGGTGGCCGGCGCCCCGGAGCCCCCCGAAGGGGAGCTCAAGGCCGCCCTGGCCCGGGACCGGCGGCAGGCCGGCAGCTGGCGGATCCGCGAGCCCGGCGGCACCCCGGCCCACACCGAGTGGTGGACCGAGCGGCGCCTGGACGCCTTCGGCGAGGGGGCCGCCGCCCGCCTGCGCCTGCGCCCCCACACCGGCCGGACCCACCAGCTGCGGGTCCACCTGGCGCTGGGCCTGGGCCACCCGATCCTGGGCGACGCCCGCTACGGCGGGCCGAGGCACCTCACCTCCCCGGACGGCACCCGCCTGGAGCTGCCCCGGCTGATGCTCCACGCCCACCGCCTGATCCTCCCCCACCCCCTCACCGGCCAGCCCCTGGAGCTCGAGGCCCCCCTGCCCCCCGACTTCGCCGGGGTCCAGATGGTGCTGGGCGCCAGAGCGCACGACCGCTGACGAGCGGGCGAAGGAGGGATAGAGTCGGCGGTCCTTGGTGGGGCCCCGGAAAGCGGGGGCCCTGGCCCCCATTCGCTTCCGAAAGGACCATCATGCACTGCGGTCAGATCACCGACTTCCTGCACCTCGACGAGCTCTACACCGAAGAGGAGCGCATGGCCCGGGAGTCCGTGGCCACCTTCGTGGATCGGGAGGTGCTCCCGATCATCGCGGATCACTACGAGAAGGGCACCTTCCCCAAGCACCTCATCCCCATGATGGGTGAGATGGGCCTCTTCGGCGCCACCTTCGACGGCTGGGGCTGCCCGGGCGTCTCGCCGGTGGCCTACGGCCTGATGATGATGGAGCTGGAGCGGGCCGACTCGGGCATGCGCTCGATGGCGAGCGTCCAGGGCATGCTGGTGATGTGGCCGATCATGACCTACGGCACCGACGCCCAGAAGGACCACTGGCTGCCCAAGCTGGCGAAGGGCGAGGCCGTCGGCTGCTTCGGCCTCACCGAGCCCGACTACGGCTCGGATCCGGGCGGGATGATCACCCGGGCGAAGAAGACCGAGAAGGGCTACGTGCTCAACGGCTCGAAGCTCTGGATCACCAACGGCGGCGTGGCCGACGTGGCGGTGGTCTGGGCCAAGCTCGAGGGCGCCGGCGAGGGCCCCGGGAGCATCCGCGGCTTCCTGGTCGAGAAGGGCACCCCCGGCTACACCACCCACGATCTGCACGGGAAGCTCTCCCTGCGGGCCTCGGTGACCTCGGGCCTCTCCTTCGACGACGTCGAGATCCCGGAGGAGAACCTCCTGCCGCACGGCCAGGGCCTCTCGGCGCCGCTGCGCTGCCTCACCCAGGCGCGCTACGGCATCGCCTACGGCGCCATCGGCGCGGCCATCGCCTGCTACGAGGCGGCGGTGAAGTACTCGCAGGAGCGCATCCAGTTCGGGAAGCCCCTCGGCCGCTTCCAGCTCGTGCAGATGAAGCTCGCCGAGATGCTCACCGCCATCACCAACGCCCAGAACCTGATGCTGCGCATGGGCCGCCTCAAGGAGGAGGGCCGCCTGAGCCACGTGCAGGTGAGCTTCGCCAAGCGCTACTGCGTGGCGATGGCCCTCGACGTCGCGCGCGACGCGCGTGACATCCACGGCGCCAACGGCATCATGCTCGAGTACCCGCCGATGCGGCACATGTGCAACCTCGAGACGGTGAAGACCTACGAGGGCACGCACGACATCCACACCCTGGCGCTCGGCCGGCACATCACCGGCCTGGACGCCTTCGGAGCAGCCTGACGCCCAGGGCCATGGCGGACGCGTCGACGCCAGACGGTGGACCCCTGAGCGAGGTCGAGGTCCGCGCCCTC encodes the following:
- a CDS encoding acyl-CoA dehydrogenase family protein, with product MHCGQITDFLHLDELYTEEERMARESVATFVDREVLPIIADHYEKGTFPKHLIPMMGEMGLFGATFDGWGCPGVSPVAYGLMMMELERADSGMRSMASVQGMLVMWPIMTYGTDAQKDHWLPKLAKGEAVGCFGLTEPDYGSDPGGMITRAKKTEKGYVLNGSKLWITNGGVADVAVVWAKLEGAGEGPGSIRGFLVEKGTPGYTTHDLHGKLSLRASVTSGLSFDDVEIPEENLLPHGQGLSAPLRCLTQARYGIAYGAIGAAIACYEAAVKYSQERIQFGKPLGRFQLVQMKLAEMLTAITNAQNLMLRMGRLKEEGRLSHVQVSFAKRYCVAMALDVARDARDIHGANGIMLEYPPMRHMCNLETVKTYEGTHDIHTLALGRHITGLDAFGAA
- a CDS encoding RluA family pseudouridine synthase is translated as MSPKTRAFAFQVGAEEAGRRLDALVQAHTGLPLKEARRVIETGGVMVGRERVRKAERVLRAGTGVKVWQEEPDPGQPTILDEGRILFRDRHLVAVDKPAGVPSQATLASTEGTIADLAQAALGAEHLELIHRLDRDTSGVMLLGRSKKGSAALRRAFEQRQTTKLYLALVAGAPEPPEGELKAALARDRRQAGSWRIREPGGTPAHTEWWTERRLDAFGEGAAARLRLRPHTGRTHQLRVHLALGLGHPILGDARYGGPRHLTSPDGTRLELPRLMLHAHRLILPHPLTGQPLELEAPLPPDFAGVQMVLGARAHDR